The Pungitius pungitius chromosome 10, fPunPun2.1, whole genome shotgun sequence genome has a window encoding:
- the klhl23 gene encoding kelch-like protein 23 has translation MRETMSQKQSDLYTHDFRDGDHPAELLDALRRFYVGGLFTDVALQCGESGQVFHCHRALLSARSAYFKVMFTADMRERSGGVVKLSGVACGVMDALVNYVYTAQLSITQGNVQSLLEAADLLQFVSVKRACEEFLVRLLDVDNCLGMHAFAELHLCAGLEREARRVMLSRFAELIRQEEFLELDRGKLGWVLAAQSLAAQRDDALVDAVARWVTHDFDGRAHRSAELLLAVHVDLDEVYFEAALEVQRRRLPNSEDVFKSAVVRASRPNGKDVPASGKMSSSMYIIGGYYWHPLCEVHIWDPIGNTWVRGKDMPDHSRESYSVSLLGANIYVTGGYRTNTVEALDTVSVYNCDYDEWAEGCPMTTARYYHCSVALHGCIYAIGGYRGGAPEQDTEYYDPLKKKWSPLAKMIQGVGNATACVMGDQIYVTGGHYGYRGNCTYEKIQVYKPDVNEWSIITISPHPEYGLCSVSLNNKLYLVGGQTTVADCYDIERDEWRPISVMKERRMECGAVVINGGIYVTGGYSYSKGTYLQTIEKYNPELDSWEIVGTLPSPTRSHGSVCVYSV, from the exons ATGAGAG aGACAATGTCCCAGAAGCAATCTGATCTCTACACACACGACTTCCGTGATGGCGACCACCCGGCGGAACTCCTGGACGCCCTGCGGCGCTTCTACGTCGGCGGCCTGTTCACCGACGTCGCTCTGCAGTGCGGCGAGTCCGGCCAGGTGTTCCACTGCCACAGGGCGCTGCTGTCGGCCCGCAGCGCCTACTTCAAGGTCATGTTCACGGCCGACATGCGGGAGCGCTCCGGCGGCGTCGTCAAGCTCAGCGGGGTGGCCTGCGGGGTCATGGACGCCCTGGTGAACTACGTGTACACGGCTCAGCTGAGCATCACCCAGGGCAACGTGCAGAGCCTGCTGGAGGCCGCCGACCTGCTGCAGTTCGTCTCGGTGAAGCGGGCCTGCGAGGAGTTTCTCGTTCGCCTCCTGGACGTGGACAACTGCTTGGGGATGCACGCCTTCGCCGAGCTGCACCTGTGCGCCGGCCTGGAGAGGGAGGCGCGCAGGGTGATGCTGAGCAGGTTCGCCGAGCTCATCCGGCAGGAGGAGTTCCTGGAGCTGGACCGCGGGAAGTTGGGATGGGTTTTGGCGGCGCAGAGCCTCGCCGCGCAGAGGGACGACGCGCTGGTAGATGCCGTGGCCAGGTGGGTGACCCACGACTTCGATGGCCGCGCCCACCGCTCGGCGGAGCTGCTGCTCGCCGTCCACGTGGACCTCGATGAGGTTTACTTCGAGGCTGCTCTGGAGGTGCAGAGACGCCGTTTGCCCAACAGCGAAGACGTTTTTAAATCTGCGGTCGTTCGGGCTTCGCGGCCCAATGGCAAAGACGTGCCGGCGAGCGGGAAAATGTCCTCCAGCATGTATATCATCGGGGGATATTACTGGCACCCTCTTTGCGAGGTGCACATATGGGATCCCATCGGTAACACCTGGGTACGAGGAAAAGACATGCCTGACCACTCCAGAGAGAGCTACAGCGTCAGTTTACTTGGAGCAAATATCTATGTGACCGGTGGTTACAGGACAAACACGGTTGAGGCCCTGGACACGGTTTCGGTCTATAACTGTGACTACGACGAATGGGCCGAGGGCTGCCCCATGACCACAGCTAGATACTACCATTGCTCCGTGGCGCTGCATGGCTGTATTTATGCCATTGGAGGATATCGAGGAGGAGCACCAGAGCAAGATACTGAATATTATGATCCCTTGAAGAAGAAATGGTCCCCTTTGGCCAAAATGATCCAAG GTGTAGGAAATGCCACTGCCTGCGTTATGGGAGATCAAATCTATGTGACCGGAGGTCACTATGGGTACAGAGGAAACTGCACCTATGAAAAAATCCAAGTCTACAAGCCAGATGTCAATGAGTGGAGCATCATTACAATAAGTCCGCATCCAG agtacGGGCTGTGTTCCGTGTCTCTCAACAACAAACTGTATTTGGTGGGCGGACAGACGACTGTCGCAGACTGCTACGACATAGAGAGAGACGAATGGAGACCGATATCGGtgatgaaggagaggaggatggagtGTGGGGCCGTGGTCATTAATGGTGGCATTTATGTAACCGGGGGATACTCCTACTCCA
- the phgdh gene encoding D-3-phosphoglycerate dehydrogenase: MAPISIQTVLISESVDPRCKVILEENGIRVTEKPNMKRDELMAEIKDYDGLVVRSATKVTADVINAADNLKIIGRAGTGVDNVDVDAATTKGIIVMNTPSGNTISAAELTCALLMSLSRNVPQAAMSMKQGNWDRKKFMGAELYGKVLGIVGLGRIGKEVSSRMQSFGMRTIGYDPITPVEVSAGWGVEQMSLEQLWPQCDYITVHTPLMPSTVGLLGDETFAKCKKGVKVVNCARGGIIDEAALLRALESGQCGGAGLDVFVEEPPKNRPLVEHPNVISCPHLGASTKEAQARCGEDIALQIVDMVKGKKLVGAVNAPVLASTFSQDSHQLIKLGEAVGAVLQSCTTSTKPFERVRITTRGDCMKSSTAYMTSSVLVGLLSRDSGCSPNLVNVLSQAKESGIEVIQSHCASDGAASGACTVEVEATGCSYKASGAVRGGEPVLLQLSDSVFRQPVSLAGNLLFFKASPSPQLLSSVAGLLATEGVEIESFSAPADCSGDLWYCVGVSSLPRDLSALKPLVKEAAQITI; the protein is encoded by the exons ATGGCCCCGATCTCCATCCAGACCGTGTTGATCAGTGAAAGTGTTGACCCTCGCTGCAAGGTGATTCTGGAGGAAAATGGCATCCGAGTTACCGAAAAACCGAACATGAAGAGGGATGAATTAATGGCGGAGATCAAG gACTATGACGGCCTTGTGGTCAGATCCGCGACGAAGGTAACGGCCGATGTCATCAACGCCGCTGACAATCTCAAAATCATTGGGAGGGCTGGAACTGGCGTGGACAATGTGGATGTTGATGCTGCCACCACGAAGGGTATTATTGTCATGAA caCGCCGAGCGGGAACACCATCAGTGCCGCCGAGCTGACGTGTGCTCTGCTGATGAGCCTCTCAAG AAATGTGCCTCAAGCCGCAATGTCGATGAAACAAGGCAACTGGGATCGCAAAAAG ttcatGGGCGCAGAGCTGTACGGCAAAGTACTCGGAATAGTTGGACTCGGAAGAATAGGAAAGGAAGTCTCCTCCAGGATGCAATCATTCGGCATGAGG aCCATCGGCTATGATCCGATCACTCCGGTAGAGGTGTCTGCCGGCTGGGGGGTAGAGCAGATGTCTCTGGAGCAGCTGTGGCCCCAGTGCGACTACATCACTGTGCACACGCCCCTAATGCCCTCCACAGTTG GTCTGCTCGGGGATGAAACGTTTGCTAAATGCAAGAAGGGAGTGAAGGTTGTGAACTGTGCACGAGGGGGCATCATCGACGAGGCGGCGCTCCTCAGAGCTTTGGAGTCCGGACAGTGCGGAGGAGCCGGGCTCGATGTCTTTGTGGAG GAGCCTCCTAAGAACCGCCCATTGGTCGAGCATCCCAATGTCATCAGCTGTCCTCACCTGGGCGCCAGCACGAAGGAGGCTCAGGCCCGTTGTGGGGAGGACATCGCTCTGCAGATTGTGGACATGGTGAAAGGCAAGAAGCTGGTTGGAGCC gtaAATGCACCGGTTCTGGCCAGCACATTCTCCCAGGATTCCCACCAGCTGATCAAACTTGGAGAAGCCGTCGGAGCTGTGCTGCAGTCCTGCACTACTTCGACGAAACCATTTGAACGCGTGCGAATCACTACACGAG GGGACTGCATGAAGTCCTCCACTGCTTACATGACTTCCTCAGTGCTGGTCGGACTGCTGAGCCGCGACTCTGGCTGTTCCCCAAACCTCGTCAACGTGCTGAGCCAAGCCAAGGAGTCTGGGATCGAG GTGATCCAGTCTCACTGTGCGTCTGACGGCGCCGCCAGTGGAGCGTGCACGGTGGAGGTCGAGGCCACCGGCTGCAGCTACAAAGCCAGCGGTGCGGTGCGAGGCGGCGAGCCCgtcctgctgcagctcagcGACAGTGTGTTCAGACAGCCCGTCTCTCTCGCTGGAAATCTGCTGTTCTTCAAGGCCTCCCCGAGTCCTCAGCTCCTTTCCTCAGTGGCTG GACTCCTGGCCACAGAGGGAGTGGAGATTGAGTCCTTCAGTGCTCCAGCAGACTGCTCTGGGGATCTGTGGTATTGTGTTGGGGTGTCCTCTCTCCCCAGAGACCTCAGTGCCTTGAAGCCTCTGGTGAAGGAGGCCGCACAGATCACTATTTAG
- the cfap210 gene encoding cilia- and flagella- associated protein 210: MSSVVQHGRRTGSSRREEGNRMIQPPDLQQVTVLTKSEWMRIQDELNMANKSQESMREAAKQREALHLQSQEVVKLWSNTIAGQRQKQLEAKKIRQEIEEEKRKQTDIEEAKYQEQQREEAIEKAKNLLFHQTDPVKGLHGALLLTEVLKEREAQIELKQRIKKASNDVEKEILNKIKTSEEKASRQEQEKALQKQLGRQAVVEGLKNQIKENEQAGERLKKENKEDGEQTQRLRELHQREQRAEEERRVKLRRDLMHAHMEHIHNKDLMKATEQQIQEAEEEQRKLFLSAKQKMIKLRKDKEKEMFGEAQMHKEGIMNKLVVSQQGKTAREEQTIAKARAEQEAKQEQQQREEERKKAEMMESIAAHRELVRKEKEQRDKSTKQNAQDALEAKKEADRIFSEKQQLKAQRAKEDERKLQDFRAAQTAKRAAGHQQLRREEHEFAARKAELAAEEESRFQRYSQRVIGEAAEAQRNVFPLCKAAAGGLGGGGGGGGHAATNSYLVQDLTGAPMPKYVSAATRNVKKLYEAKDIQDAKKRLGFTWS, translated from the exons ATGTCGTCGGTTGTCCAGCATGGCCGACGCACAGGCTCCAGTAGGAGAG aGGAAGGCAACAGGATGATCCAGCCACCCGACCTCCAACAAGTCACTGTCTTAACCAAAAGTGAATGGATGAGGATTCAGGATGAATTAAACATGGCTAATAAAAGCCAGGAGAGTATGAGAGAGGCAGCCAAACAGAGGGAGGCCTTGCATTTGCAATCGCAGGAAGTGGTGAAACTGTGGTCCAATACCATCGCT GGCCAAAGGCAAAAACAACTGGAAGCAAAGAAGATCCGGCAGGAGAttgaagaggagaaaaggaaacagACTGATATAGAAGAGGCCAAATATCAGGAACAGCAGCGGGAAGAGGCCATTGAAAAGGCCAAAAATCTGCTGTTCCATCAAACAGACCCTGTTAAGGGATTACAT GGTGCGCTCCTACTGACAGAGGTGCTGAAGGAAAGGGAGGCCCAGATTGAACTGAAGCAAAGAATCAAGAAGGCCTCCAACGATGTCGAAAAAGAAATACTGAATAAGATAAAGACCAGCGAGGAAAAAGCCTCGAGACAGGAGCAGGAGAAAGCCCTTCAGAAGCAGCTTGGGAGACAGGCTGTTGTAGAGGGCCTGAAAAACCA GATCAAGGAAAACGAGCAAGCGGGAGAGCGACTGAAAAAAGAGAACAAGGAGGACGGAGAGCAAACCCAACGCCTTCGAGAGCTCCACCAGCGGGAGCAACGAGCGGAGGAAGAAAGACGAGTGAAGCTGAGGAGAGACCTCATGCACGCTCACATG GAACACATCCACAATAAGGATCTCATGAAAGCCACAGAGCAACAGATACAGGAGGCCGAAGAGGAGCAAAGGAAACTGTTCctctctgcaaaacaaaaaatgataaagctgcggaaagacaaagaaaaagagatgtttgG AGAGGCGCAAATGCACAAAGAGGGGATCATGAACAAGCTGGTGGTGTCGCAGCAGGGTAAAACTGCCAGAGAGGAGCAGACGATCGCAAAGGCTCGCGCTGAGCAGGAGGcgaagcaggagcagcagcagagggaggaggagcggaaGAAGGCCGAGATGATGGAGTCCATCGCTGCACACAGGGAACTTGTG aggaaagaaaaggagcagAGGGACAAATCGACAAAGCAGAACGCTCAGGACGCTTTGGAGGCCAAGAAAGAGGCTGACAGAATATTCTCGGAGAAACAACAGCTCAAGGCTCAGAGGGCGAAAGAAGACGAAAGAAAACTTCAAGACTTCCGCGCCGCACAAACG GCAAAAAGAGCCGCCGGGCATCAGCAGCTGAGACGAGAGGAGCACGAGTTCGCGGCCAGGAAGGCGGAGCTCGCCGCCGAGGAGGAGAGCCGCTTCCAGCGGTACTCGCAGCGCGTCATTGGGGAGGCGGCGGAGGCTCAGAGGAACGTGTTTCCGCTCTGCAAGGCCGCGGCGGGGGggcttggaggaggaggaggaggagggggccacGCAGCAACCAACAGCTACCTCGTCCAGGACCTCACCGGGGCTCCGATGCCCAAATACGTCTCTGCTGCCACCCGGAACGTTAAAAAGCTTTACGAGGCCAAAGACATCCAGGACGCAAAGAAGAGACTCGGGTTCACTTGGTCATAG
- the ppig gene encoding peptidyl-prolyl cis-trans isomerase G has product MVKAQRARCFLDVGISNVLVGRVVIELFSDICPKTCENFRCLCTGEKGIGKGTMKPLHYKGCLFHRVVKDFMIQGGDFSEGNGKGGESIYGGFFEDESFAVKHNKEYLLSMANRGKDTNGSQFFITTKPSPHLDGVHVVFGHVISGQEVVQTMENQKTDPNSRPYADVKVMNCGELIPKSKAKKVEKKKEKDSSSSSSSSSDSESSSQSSSDSEESVKESKKKKKKAKKLKKKQKKKEKKRSEAESVEEKEQEELVTSTVRPEEIPPIPDNRFLMRGNKEEKPRERAGIPYNSQPSYNRRLAMTRSGRKIKGRGPRRYRTPSRSRSRSRDRSRRSETPPHWRQELQRQRMRAVTGERWIKGDKGDMNEAKDEAANAPRRERRTSDTKHEHTAEGKKDKRTRSHRSKSKEDEGVEKDEKHSKHKAKKRDKSKSRSKSTEKSKRSKSREKGHEHKSDDKISRSTSKDKNASKKEKESEPDQSKDRNKSNDSDEKKQKEDTKGRNGERTRTKSQSKEKATAKDDHRSSSKNRDRSGAAVSKDKEEKPEKDRERDRDRDRSREKRHDSERERKRRATSRDRARSTGSADRNKSRDSRRGRHSRSKSNKRDNSKDRSSQRKDKDRESANRRRRRSSSSSSSSSSSSSSSSSSSESDRDHKRRSDKSPSSKRRGASGPSRSKDRRSPAKPSPDSTKDKDRNNSKRVKSSSDCD; this is encoded by the exons ATGGTCAAAGCTCAGCGCGCTCGGTGCTTTCTTGATGTTGGCATCAGTAATGTGCTCG TTGGCAGAGTTGTGATTGAATTGTTTTCAGACATCTGTCCTAAAACATGTGAAAACTTCAGATGCCTTTGCACAG GTGAAAAGGGCATTGGCAAAGGAACCATGAAACCCCTGCACTACAAAGGATGTCTGTTCCATCGGGTTGTGAAAGACTTTATGATTCAAGGAGGAGACTTCAGCGAAG GTAATGGAAAAGGAGGTGAATCCATATATGGAGGATTTTTCGAAG ATGAAAGCTTCGCTGTTAAACACAACAAGGAGTACCTGCTGTCTATGGCCAACAGAGGCAAAGATACAAATGGCTCACAGTTTTTCAT AACTACAAAACCATCACCACATCTGGATGG TGTCCACGTGGTTTTTGGTCATGTGATCTCTGGGCAAGAAGTGGTTCAAACCATGGAAAACCAGAAAACGGATCCCAATAGCAGACCATATGCTGATGTGAAAGTGATGAACTGTGGAGAGCTCATTCCTAAATCCAAAG CAAAgaaagttgaaaaaaagaaagagaaagactcCTCCagttccagcagcagctccagtgaCTCTGAGAGCTCATCACAATCCTCCTCTGATTCTGAAGAATCAGTGAAGGAatctaagaaaaagaaaaagaaggcaaaaaagctaaaaaagaaacagaaaaagaaggaaaagaaaag GTCAGAGGCTGAAAGCGTTGAAGAGAAAGAGCAAGAAGAGTTGGTTACATCTACTGTGCGTCCAGAAGAAATTCCACCCATCCCAGATAATCGATTCCTTATGAGGGGGAATAAAGAGGAAAAGCCCAGAGAGAG GGCTGGTATACCGTATAATTCTCAGCCATCATATAATCGAAGACTGGCGATGACACGATCTGGGAGGAAGATAAAAGGCAGGGGTCCACGG CGCTATCGCACTCCGTCCCGCTCTCGCTCAAGGTCCAGAGATCGCTCTCGGCGCAGCGAAACGCCTCCTCACTGGCGTCAGGAGTTGCAGCGTCAGCGCATGAGGGCAGTCACTGGAGAGCGGTGGATTAAGGGTGACAA AGGGGACATGAATGAAGCTAAGGACGAGGCTGCCAACGCTCCGAGAAGAGAGAGGCGAACCTCCGACACAAAGCATGAACACACAGCTGAGGGTAAAAAAGACAAGAGGACTCGGTCCCATAGATCCAAAAGCAAAGAGGACGAGGGGGTTGAGAAGGATGAGAAGCATAGCAAACACAAGGCAAAGAAAAGAGATAAATCGAAAAGCCGCAGCAAAAGCACAGAAAAGAGTAAGCGGTCCAAGAGCCGAGAGAAGGGACACGAGCACAAAAGTGATGACAAGATAAGTCGATCCACGAGCAAAGACAAAAACGCtagcaagaaagaaaaggagtcaGAGCCTGATCAAAGTAAAGATAGAAATAAGAGTAATGACTCGGAtgagaaaaagcagaaagagGACACAAAAGGGAGAAACGGTGAGAGAACTAGAACAAAGTCGCAAAGTAAGGAAAAAGCAACAGCAAAAGACGACCACAGATCAAGTAGCAAGAACAGGGATAGGAGCGGAGCTGCAGTGTCCaaggacaaagaagaaaaacctgaaaaggacagagagagggacagggacagagacCGGAGTCGGGAAAAACGACACGACTCAGAAAGGGAGCGTAAGAGGCGAGCGACATCCAGGGACAGGGCCCGTTCGACAGGAAGTGCAGACAGAAATAAGTCGAGAGACTCCCGCAGAGGAAGGCACTCCAGAAGCAAGAGTAATAAAAGAGACAACAGCAAGGATCGGTCCTCTCAGAGGAAGGACAAGGATAGAGAATCGGCCAACCGAAGGAGAAGAcgcagcagtagcagcagcagcagcagcagcagtagtagtagtagtagcagcagcagctctgagaGCGACAGAGACCACAAAAGGAGGAGTGACAAGAGTCCCAGTTCCAAACGGCGAGGAGCAAGTGGCCCCTCCAGGTCCAAAGACAGAAGGAGTCCAGCCAAACCAAGTCCCGACAGTACAAAGGACAAAGACCGAAACAACAGCAAGAGAGTGAAATCCAGCTCCGACTGTGACTGA
- the fastkd1 gene encoding FAST kinase domain-containing protein 1, mitochondrial, translating into MFRVRGVTSSLRRLLHGGALNRDPVLEQLRICSAEDQVFDVVGKNRAKLTVNHVSKAVGMLWQFQKNKPEMLRTVELIRSHPQFLTLRVLAENKIALMDDCMLVDTLYSFLRLNVDQHDSLVQQLVSEAWLRIDRLPLPSLSKFSICLSDQHLQHSPLMGHVTRIVAQRLSSIDDARILTPLMISVSYLASPRLRDALIGRAEHLLETMDPLHYNNPRRVVQFLRNIKHSHRPLLEKCNELILRNFSRLDVENVGVMMGLYQSLQFNNCDFRLAVKQRLTELIDSSTDPFSFTKLFVNLAPMASQDIRDGLENTALLLADELSAHQALVIAEALEETQSRNLSLMNKIASVIQRNLHLYKPVEVARITQALFLMQYQNPELFTKLRNILNNFLQRSVYPYEVILLTRVMSMLPNTRIDEGVISRVDAVVAQCNLNDLNTVACAIAKWVRNDPSYRHNTPSRYVRLLQTLNRCGLERLRTADRLDPVLEELKYISGEWFEEMLLEETMATLGRMTGQINCTNVPELAVFLTRINHLCPPLMDRIASVAIKDMDKMHHSMIYATLLPFSVLNYDPVQADELYDVCIQRFLPHISSFDPHRLVLLAYALSVADCFPEEMAKEIFSIDFLRKLDGQLETLPDTLNMRTRLCLMELNRAVCLECPEFQVPWFHERYCQRLQKKGNGTVGPVQQQIHKMLGEVLGGINCVRVAVVTPYFYTIDFECILDKHLQPLAYSEPSTLQISDRGQVHWGKSSVETISDVLPPGAQRVAVDFLDSKSFCKNTPHMKGEALMRKRHLEILGYRVVQIPHFEWNSMELSTPDAWKEYLKKNIFRELSS; encoded by the exons ATGTTTCGGGTCCGCGGTGTGACGTCCTCCCTTCGGAGGCTCCTCCACGGGGGAGCCTTGAACCGAGACCCGGTCCTGGAGCAGCTGCGGATCTGCTCGGCCGAAGACCAGGTGTTCGATGTGGTGGGCAAGAACCGAGCCAAGCTCACGGTAAACCATGTGAGCAAGGCCGTCGGGATGCTGTGGCAGTTTCAGAAGAACAAGCCAGAAATGCTGCGGACTGTAGAGCTCATCAGGAGCCACCCGCAGTTCTTGACCCTGCGGGTTTTGGCGGAGAACAAAATTGCTCTCATGGATGACTGCATGCTGGTCGACACGCTTTACAGTTTCCTCAG GTTGAATGTGGATCAACATGACTCCCTCGTTCAGCAGTTGGTCTCAGAAGCATGGCTCAGGATAGACAG GTTGCCACTGCCGTCGCTATCCAAGTTCTCCATCTGTTTAAGTGATCAGCACCTTCAACACAGTCCTCTAATGGGCCACGTCACCAGAATTGTGGCTCAGAGGTTGTCTTCCATCGATGATGCCAG GATCCTCACTCCACTGATGATTAGCGTGTCGTACCTGGCGTCCCCGCGGCTTCGGGACGCCCTCATCGGCAGGGCAGAACATCTCCTGGAAACCATGGATCCCTTGCATTACAACAACCCGCGCAGAGTGGTGCAATTCCTGCGCAACATCAAGCACAGTCACCGGCCTCTGCTGGAGAAGTGCAACGAGCTCATCTTGCGCAACTTTTCCAGACTGGACGTGGAAAATGTCGGCGTGATGATGGGGTTGTATCAGTCCCTGCAGTTCAACAACTGCGACTTCAGGCTGGCTGTCAAACAACGACTGACAGAGCTGATCGATTCAAGCACCGACCCCTTCTCCTTCACCAAGCTTTTTGTCAACCTGGCGCCGATGGCAAGTCAGGACATCAGAGATGG GCTGGAAAACACTGCCCTGCTGCTGGCGGACGAGCTCAGTGCACATCAGGCTCTGGTCATAGCTGAAGCTCTAGAAGAGACTCAGAGCAGGAATCTGAGCTTGATGAACAA AATTGCATCAGTGATCCAAAGAAATCTTCACCTCTACAAGCCAGTGGAGGTGGCCAGAATCACGCAAGCCCTTTTTCTGATGCAATACCAGAACCCCGAACTCTTCACTAAACTCCGAAACATTTTGAACAA cttTCTGCAGCGCAGCGTCTACCCCTACGAGGTGATCCTTTTGACCCGCGTGATGTCCATGCTGCCCAACACGCGCATCGACGAGGGCGTGATCtcgcgggtggacgcggtggtGGCCCAGTGCAATCTCAACGACCTCAACACCGTTGCTTGCGCCATTGCCAAGTGGGTGCGCAACGATCCTTCCTACCGCCACAACACCCCCAGCAGGTACGTCCGCCTGCTGCAGACGCTGAACCGCTGCGGGCTCGAGAGGCTGCGAACGGCCGACCGGCTGGACCCGGTGCTGGAGGAGCTCAAGTACATTTCGGGGGAGTGGTTTGAGGAAATGCTGTTGGAGGAGACGATGgccacactggggaggatgacGGGCCAGATCAACTGCACCAATGTGCCCGAGTTGGCTGTCTTCTTAACCCGAATAAATCACCTGTGCCCTCCTCTGATGGACCGTATAGCCAGCGTGGCCATTAAAGACATGGACAAG ATGCACCACTCAATGATATATGCCACCCTGCTACCGTTCTCCGTCCTGAATTACGATCCAGTACAAGCAGACGAGTTGTACGACGTTTGTATTCAGCGCTTCCTTCCTCATATCA GCTCCTTTGACCCACATCGGCTGGTTCTCCTGGCGTACGCTCTGTCCGTGGCCGACTGTTTCCCCGAGGAAATGGCCAAGGAGATCTTCAGCATCGACTTTCTGCGAAAGCTGGACGGCCAATTAGAAA CGCTACCTGATACCCTCAACATGCGCACCAGGCTGTGCCTCATGGAGCTCAATCGCGCCGTCTGTCTCGAGTGTCCCGAGTTCCAGGTGCCGTGGTTTCACGAGCGCTACTGCCAGCGGTTGCAAAagaaag GGAATGGCACGGTCGGTCCGGTGCAACAGCAAATCCACAAAATGCTCGGTGAAGTTCTCGGCGGCATTAACTGTGTCCGAGTAGCGGTCGTCACTCCGTATTTTTACACCATAG ACTTTGAATGCATCCTGGACAAACACCTGCAGCCGCTGGCCTACAGCGAGCCCAGCACGCTGCAGATCTCTGACAGGGGACAGGTCCACTGGGGGAAAAGCTCAGTGGAGACCATCAGCGATGTGCTGCCCCCCGGAGCCCAGCG AGTTGCTGTGGACTTTCTTGATTCAAAGTCCTTCTGCAAGAACACTCCGCATATGAAAGGCGAAGCCCTGATGAGAAAAAGACACCTTGAAATTCTGGGATACCGCGTGGTTCAG ATCCCTCACTTTGAATGGAACTCCATGGAGCTTTCAACACCAGATGCCTGGAAGGAATATCTAAAGAAGAATATATTTAGGGAGCTCTCTTCTTGA